Below is a genomic region from Candidatus Atribacteria bacterium ADurb.Bin276.
TAATTAGTACTTTTAGTTATTAAAATGGGATGAATGGCCTATATGAGTTTAAATTTTTTTTTCTTATAATTGCTACAGTGATAGTGAAAACAGGAGGATTGATTCAACTGATTATAACAGGAATGAAAACAACCCCAAAAAAAATATTTATTGTAGACGATAACCGCTTTTTCCTGGAAAGCTTAGTATTCCTCCTCAACCGTCAGAACGATATGGATGTTGTAGGTACACATGATCGGATTCAAGGAGTATTAGAAAGGATTGAAGCAGTTAAACCCGACGTGATCATCCTTGATATGCGACTCCCGGATGGTGATGGGATTGCTTTACTTCAGGAAATTAAATTACATTTTGACGTTCCGGTCATTATGCT
It encodes:
- the devR gene encoding Transcriptional regulatory protein DevR (DosR), with amino-acid sequence MNGLYEFKFFFLIIATVIVKTGGLIQLIITGMKTTPKKIFIVDDNRFFLESLVFLLNRQNDMDVVGTHDRIQGVLERIEAVKPDVIILDMRLPDGDGIALLQEIKLHFDVPVIMLTMYEEHKERAVRAGAFAYLVKGEGLDRLYQLIRKAAEAFVNS